The Streptomyces sp. NBC_00459 DNA segment GAGTGCGCCGACTGCATCGAAAACAAGTCGCTCGACGACGGGCGAACTGACCCGCAGGAGTGGGCCGTCGGGCACGTGCTCCTGTACCCGGGACACAAGCGGTACCGGATCGTCAGTCAGGTCGGATTCAGCCTGAATCCGTTGGTTC contains these protein-coding regions:
- a CDS encoding DUF7848 domain-containing protein translates to MECADCIENKSLDDGRTDPQEWAVGHVLLYPGHKRYRIVSQVGFSLNPLVPTQPVVP